CCTTTTCCGACGCCACGCACGCAACGCGCGAGTTGTCCTCGACCATCACGGTTTCATCCGCCCGCGCGGTCTGTGCGATCAAGAACGCAGCGCCGATCATCGTGACGCCGAGCGCACGCTGAAGCCGATCGAGCGAGCGCGACGAAACCAGCACGCCGCCAGTGCCAAGTGCCAAAGGCATGAGCATCTCCATCATTGGGGAGCGGGTAGCGTGGCGCCGATCGGCGCGTCCTCACCCGGCTTGTTGGGAACCACGATGCCGAAACCGGTCAAACGGAGCTCGACGCCCGTGTAATTCCACTCGAGACGGAAGGTGCGTTTCACCGCGCCCACTTCCTGACGACCGACCATCGTGTGGAGTGTGCCCGTCGTCTCCGACGTCAGCCTCTTCGGATCCACCCGCATGGCTTCCATCGTGAAAAACTGCGAGACGCTTGAGCCCCGTTGATCGTTGACGATCTTGAGCAAATCGCCCTTTATCCGCCCGTAAGCCGACGGGTGGACGATCCTCAGAACTG
The DNA window shown above is from Sphingopyxis sp. DBS4 and carries:
- a CDS encoding type IV conjugative transfer system protein TraE, which gives rise to MEAGFSQAQAQRVLKQRNMLVLASAGLAIVTIFSLIAASERDREIVLQPVLTRQIEISSAGVSREYLELVTRDASVMMLNRSPQNLDYWMESVLRIVHPSAYGRIKGDLLKIVNDQRGSSVSQFFTMEAMRVDPKRLTSETTGTLHTMVGRQEVGAVKRTFRLEWNYTGVELRLTGFGIVVPNKPGEDAPIGATLPAPQ